Proteins from a genomic interval of Nostoc sp. TCL240-02:
- a CDS encoding Dps family protein has translation MRAINIGLTEEQRQGVINLLNKDLADAYLLLVKTKKYHWDVVGPQFRSLHQLWEEHYEKLTLNIDALAERIRALGGYPVGTMEGFLKIATLKEHAGNVPTATKMVANLVHDHEQVIRNLRDHVDQSGDDFHDQGTADFLTGLLEQHEEIAWMLRSFIEGEALDPDGRQPASGAKTPVGV, from the coding sequence ATGCGTGCGATAAACATTGGGTTGACAGAAGAACAGCGTCAAGGTGTAATTAATCTGTTAAATAAAGATTTGGCAGATGCCTATCTACTGTTGGTGAAAACCAAAAAGTATCACTGGGATGTCGTTGGCCCTCAGTTCCGTTCTTTGCACCAGCTTTGGGAAGAACACTACGAAAAGCTGACTCTAAATATTGATGCCTTGGCAGAGCGGATTCGTGCTTTGGGCGGTTATCCAGTTGGCACAATGGAAGGATTTCTTAAGATTGCTACCCTGAAGGAACATGCTGGTAATGTTCCCACAGCAACGAAGATGGTAGCTAATTTAGTGCATGATCACGAGCAGGTTATTCGTAACTTAAGAGACCATGTAGATCAGTCTGGTGATGATTTCCACGATCAAGGAACTGCTGACTTTTTAACTGGACTGTTGGAACAGCATGAGGAGATAGCTTGGATGCTGCGTTCATTTATTGAAGGAGAGGCATTAGATCCAGATGGTAGACAGCCAGCATCTGGGGCTAAGACTCCTGTAGGTGTGTAG
- a CDS encoding glutamate--cysteine ligase has protein sequence MFFFGIEHEVAFLNKEGKFADFSHTKFADFNQIIEKLPTYPSDYPQLRVGDAGIKMKRWYIEGFERFADSDEVIDCHVKGIEIRTTIHSDIQGAITELSASFHLLREVAANFDLSPVLVSFNPYNPTFEPQPPLNDYEIKQLQAYPDEQTANIHMVSYGPDLNISVADLSTESVIDIGKKLTYYSPYIVPFSYSSPFYNGGLWDGLSVRTFIRTGKRPATLVFVQKEEQLINSIPSLTKIARIPAEVGRIEFKACDSCDDFLIYASLLALLKGLVLDNTLLGRETVPDAALHQISAKEGFDNEDIFENATKVLQAAEVALENDPDIHYLMPLKVLLAKRKTRSHELIEMFNRVSSIEEVIRQTYQV, from the coding sequence ATGTTTTTCTTTGGCATTGAGCATGAAGTCGCTTTCCTAAACAAAGAAGGAAAATTTGCTGATTTTTCTCACACAAAATTTGCTGATTTTAATCAAATTATTGAAAAGTTACCCACATATCCCAGCGATTATCCTCAACTGCGCGTAGGTGATGCAGGTATTAAGATGAAGAGATGGTATATTGAAGGATTCGAAAGATTTGCAGATTCCGATGAAGTGATAGACTGTCATGTTAAAGGTATTGAAATTAGAACAACTATACATTCTGATATTCAAGGCGCTATTACGGAATTATCAGCAAGTTTTCACTTACTACGTGAAGTTGCTGCTAACTTTGATTTATCACCAGTTTTGGTCAGTTTTAATCCCTACAATCCGACTTTTGAACCTCAACCTCCATTAAATGATTATGAAATCAAACAGCTACAGGCTTATCCTGACGAACAAACTGCTAATATTCACATGGTGTCTTATGGGCCAGATTTAAATATTTCAGTGGCAGATTTGTCTACTGAAAGTGTAATTGATATTGGCAAAAAGTTAACTTATTACAGTCCCTATATAGTTCCTTTTAGTTATAGTTCTCCTTTTTATAACGGAGGTTTATGGGATGGGTTATCGGTACGAACATTTATCAGAACTGGAAAAAGACCAGCAACCTTAGTTTTTGTTCAGAAAGAAGAACAGTTAATTAATAGTATACCTTCACTAACAAAAATCGCCCGCATCCCGGCTGAAGTAGGACGTATTGAATTTAAAGCTTGTGATAGTTGTGATGATTTTTTAATCTACGCATCTTTGCTAGCTTTATTGAAAGGTTTGGTGTTAGATAACACATTACTAGGTAGAGAAACTGTACCCGATGCAGCATTACATCAAATTTCAGCAAAAGAAGGTTTTGACAACGAGGATATTTTTGAGAATGCGACAAAAGTCTTGCAAGCAGCCGAAGTTGCCTTGGAAAATGACCCAGATATTCATTATTTAATGCCCTTAAAAGTACTACTGGCGAAGCGAAAAACGAGATCCCATGAATTAATAGAAATGTTTAATCGAGTAAGTTCAATAGAAGAAGTAATAAGGCAGACTTATCAAGTTTAA
- a CDS encoding Mo-dependent nitrogenase C-terminal domain-containing protein → MISTVQSPYSSEQIAAWLRGLLTIAWADGNFDAQEQELIANITKDELAPKIKWDSLEVIKPEELAAVLGKGTPAAENFLRTAIMVAIADGTYSPSEDEVLHQFCQALEQPEELLEALRHTLEHPQQLTPAIASPGLTKRQIDALHPLRDWLDGLDIQDPRVARFLCKMIPSQCPFERDVTLFGRKIVHIPPMCKINPLYEQLVGLRFRALSYLADKCGEDVSPYI, encoded by the coding sequence ATGATAAGTACCGTTCAATCCCCCTACAGCAGCGAACAGATTGCCGCTTGGTTGCGTGGGCTGCTCACCATTGCTTGGGCAGATGGGAATTTTGATGCCCAAGAACAGGAATTAATAGCCAATATCACCAAAGATGAATTAGCTCCTAAAATTAAATGGGACTCATTAGAGGTAATTAAGCCAGAAGAATTAGCCGCAGTGTTGGGTAAAGGTACACCAGCCGCGGAAAATTTTTTAAGGACAGCGATTATGGTAGCGATCGCAGATGGTACTTATTCTCCCAGTGAAGATGAGGTTCTGCATCAGTTCTGCCAAGCCTTAGAACAGCCAGAAGAGTTACTAGAAGCCCTTCGCCATACCCTAGAACACCCACAGCAACTTACCCCTGCGATCGCCAGCCCTGGACTTACAAAGCGTCAAATTGATGCACTACACCCTCTGCGTGACTGGCTGGATGGGCTAGATATTCAAGACCCAAGAGTAGCCCGCTTTTTGTGTAAAATGATTCCCTCCCAGTGTCCCTTTGAGCGGGATGTCACCTTATTTGGACGCAAGATTGTTCACATCCCCCCGATGTGTAAAATTAACCCCTTGTATGAGCAACTGGTGGGCTTACGTTTCCGCGCCCTCTCTTATCTAGCTGATAAATGCGGTGAAGATGTTTCACCATATATTTAG